TCGCTGCTCGCCGAGGTCGAGCAGACGGCGGGCGAGGTGCCGCTCCGCGAGGTCGGGCGGCGCGTCGCGCTGCAGGCCGAACGCGAGGCGATCGGCGTCGTCCTCGAGCGCACGCAGTGGAACCGCAAGCGCGCGGCGCGCATGCTGAACGTCTCCTACAAGACGCTCCTGCAGAAGATCCGCGAGTGCGGTCTCGAGGCCGAGGCGAGCTAGCGCATCGCCGCCGGTGAGCCGCCGGCACCCTGGCCCCGCGCCATCTTCTCCGCGGCGAGCTCGGCGATCGCGATCGCGAGCAGGTTCGTGTTCGTGCGCGGGACGGTGGGCGCGATCGACGCGTCGACGACGCGAAGCCCCTCCGCGCCGACGACGCGGCAGTCGGTGTCGACGACGCGTCGCGCGTCGTCCGCGTCGCCCATCCGGCAGGTGCCGACGCCGTGGTAGAAGGCGCCGTGCTCGGCCGCGGCGCGCGCGTCGATCTCCGCATCGGGTGCGTCGAGGAAGCGGTCGAGTGGCGACGCGTCGAGCGCGAGGCCGGTCGCGCGCACGAGGCGCGCGGCGAGCTGCCAGCCCTTGCGCAGGCGCTCGACGTTGCCCGCGTGGGCGCCGAACGCGAAGTCGATGTCGACCGGGTCGCCGGGCTTCGCGCTGCGCGCGCGCACGCGCCCCGTACCTTCGGGCAGCTGCAGCGACGAGTGCACGACGAGGTCGTAGCCGCCGTCGTCGCGCCGCGCGACGGACGGCGTGAGCTGCAGGTCGTTCGGCCGGTCGCTGCCGTCGGCGGTCGCGCGCAGCAGGCACTGGAGCGCGGGCTCGCCGCGCTCGCCGCGTGCCGCCGCGGTCGCGATCGGCGCGCGCGTCACGAGCACGCTGTGGTCCGACAGGTGCGCGCCCACCTCGCGGTGGTCGAGCGCGACGTCGATGCCGAGTGCGCGCAGCGCGTCCGCCGGGCCGATGCCCGAGTGCCAGAGCAGCACGGGGCTGCGCAGCACGCCGGCCGCGAGCACGACCTCGTCCGCCGCGATGCGCTCGCCGCTCGCGAGCTCGACGCCCGTCGCGCGCGCGCCGTCGAGCACGACGCGCGCGACGGCCGCGTCGCCGCGCACCGCGAGGTTCGCGCGCGCGCGCGCCGGCTCGAGGTAGGCGACGTTGCACGACACCCGCACGAGTCCGTCGCGGTTGGTCGGGATCGGGCCGACGCCCGTCGTGCCGGGCTCGTTGTGGTCCTGGCACCAGCCGATGCCGAGCGACGCGCACGCGTCGGCGAACGCATCCATGAAGGGCGCCCAGCGCTCGCGCGGGTAGCGGACGACGGGGATCGGGCCGGCGTTCCCGTGCCACGGCGCGTCGGGGAAGTCGAGGTCGCGCTCGAGGCGGCGGAAGCCGCGCAGCACGTCCTCCCAGCCCCAGCCCGGCGGCCACGTCGCGAAGTCGCGCGGCTCGGGGCGCAGCGCGACGCCGCCGTTCGTCTGCGACGAGCCGCCGACGCACCGCCCGCGCAGGTAGGGCACGACGCGCCCGTCGAACGTCGTCGCCGTCTCTCCCCACTCGTGGGGCGCGTCGCAGCCGCGCCACAGGAAGCGCAGATCGGTGGGGAGCGCGCCCGCGCGATGGTCGGGCCCGGCCTCGAGCAGCAGCACGCGTCGCCGCGGGTCCTCGGTCAGGCGCGCCGCGAGCGCGCAGCCCGACGAGCCCGCGCCGACGACGATCGTGTCCCAGCTCTGCATGCGCGGCGCTCCTCGCGGCATCGGGATCGGGCGGCGGCATCGGCCCGCGGCAGCGCGCCGCCGCGACGCGGCGGCCCAGCATAGCCGGCGCCGCGCGCGCGGTGCCGCGCGTCGACTCGCATCGAGGGGACGGGAGCGCAGCGCCGCGCGCGACTATGCTCCGCGCGCATGACCCCGCCCCGATCGAGCCACGACCTCGTCGCCCACCTTCGCGAGCTCCTGCCGCGCTACGTGCGGCCGCTGCCGCGCTACACGAGCTACCCGACGGCGCCCGTGTGGAGCGAGGCCTTCGGCGCGCGCGACTTCGCGGCGGCGCTCGGGCGCGTCGCGGGCGACGTCGCGCTCTACGCGCACGTCCCGTTCTGCCGCAGCCTCTGCCACTTCTGCGCGTGCAACCGCATGATCACGCGCGACCCGGCGCTCCCCGCGCGCTACGTCGAGACGCTCGCGCGCGAGGTCGAGACGGTGCGCGCGCTCGTGCCGGGCGACGTGCGCGCCGCGCAGCTCCACCTCGGCGGCGGCACGCCCACCCATCTCGACCCCGCGCAGCTCGAGCGCGTCGTCGGGTCGCTCACGGCGGCGTTCCCGCTGCGGCCGGGTGCCGAGGTCTCGATCGAGGTCGATCCGCGGGTCACGACGGCCGAGCACGTCGACGCACTCCGCCGCTGCGGGTTCGACCGCGTGTCGCTCGGCGTGCAGGACTTCGAGCCCGCCGTGCAGGAGGCCATCCACCGCGTGCAGCCGCGCGAGGTGACGGCCGGCCTCGTCGACGCGCTGCGCGGCGCCGGCATCGGGAGCATCGCGTTCGACCTGATCTACGGCCTCCCGTTCCAGACCGTCGCGTCGTTCGAGCGCACGCTCGCCGAGGTCGTCGCGCTCGCGCCCGACCGCGTCGCCATCTACTCCTACGCGCACGTCACGTGGGTGGCGAAGCAGCAGCGCGGCTTCGAGCGCAAGGACCTGCCGGATGCCGCGACGAAGCTCGACCTCTTCGCGCTCGCGCTCGAGCGGCTGATCGACGCGGGCTACGTCTACATCGGGCTCGACCACTTCGCGAAGCCCTCCGACGAGCTCGCCCGCGCGCTCGACGACGGCAGCCTGCGACGCAACTTCATGGGCTACACGACGCAGGCGGGCCTCGACCTCGTCGGCTTCGGCCCGAGCGCGATCAGCGAGCTCGCCGGATGCTATGCGCAGAGCCACCGCGAGCTCGACGCCTGGGAGGGCGCCGTCGACGCGGGCGGGCTCGCGACGCTGCGCGGACACGCGCTCGACGCCGCCGACGAAGAGCGCCGCTTCCTGATCGCGCGCGTGCTCTGCCAGGGCGCGATCGACGCCGCCGACGCCAGCGCGCGCTTCGGCGCCTCGTTCGCCGAGCGCCACGCGGACGCGCTCCGCCGCCTCGCCCCCATGGAGCGCGACGGCCTCGTCGTCCTCGCGGCCGACGGCAGCCTGCGCCTCACGCCCGAGGGCCGCGTGCTCGCGCGCAACGTCGCCGCCGTGTTCGACGCCTACCTGACGGACGGCGAGGCCGCGGGCGCGGAAGGCGCGCCGCGGCGCTTCAGTCAGTCGGTGTGACTCCGCCGCGTCGCGCGCGACGTCGCGACGCCGTCACCCGCCCCGCGAGATCGCCTGCACGCCGATCACGTACTTCGTCGGATGACGACGAGAACGCGCCTAGTTAGGCGAGAGCGGGTGCAGCGGAGAGCAGGGGAGGGCAATCGAGTGCAAGCTCGGCGGCAATCCGGTCCCAATCCGGTCCCCGGTTCTGGGCGTGTGGCCTAGCATCGAAGGCGTCGACCGGTCTCCCGGCGAGGTTGGCGAGTGCAACGCAACCGACGCGAGTCTCGTTCGCGCCCGCCGCGGTTCAAGGTCGGCTGGCTCGCGATCTCCCCTCCCACGCCAACCGCGCGCGCCTCACTACCGCCCTCGCGCCGGAGGCCCCCCGGCCCCCACCACACAGGCCCGCCGCCCGAGGAGCCAGAGCGCTCGCAAAATTTTTGGAAGTCCCCGGCGGGCGGGGTCCGTCTGGGCTGGCGGGTCGGGGTGCGGGACCGAGGTGGAGCCTGGTCAGCGTACCCGAGAAGTCAGGAAGAAGCGGTGCCAGAGACCCGCGTCGCTATGCGACGAGCACCTGCCCAGCGAGCGGCACACATGAGTCGGCTCCTGTCGACTCGGATAGGATCATCCGTTCACCGGCTCGTTCGCCGAGGTGGGCGACCGGACATGACGAGAGGAGGCTCCGCGATGCTGTTGCGCCGATCGACGCTCCCGGCGTTCTTGGTTCTGTTGTGGACGCTTCCCGCTTACGCCAGCGATCTGACCGTCACGCTCTCTCCGAACGACGGATTCGTCGTGAAGAACTCGACGGGCACGACGGATCGACTTCGCGTGGAGGAGGCCACCGGGAACATCTCGCGCAACGGCGCGCTGTTCGTGCACACGACGGGAACGAAGAGCTTGTTCGTAGGGCCGAGCGCCGGCACGCTCACGGCGTCGGGCCTCGGAAGGAACACTGCGTTCGGCCACCAGGCGCTCTCTTCCCTGACATCGGGCTCCGTCAACACGAGTGCGGGCTACATGGCTCTCGGCAGCAATACCACCGGCTTTGCCAACACCGCCGCCGGCGGTGAAGCGCTGCGCGACAACACCACCGGGTTCCGCAACACCGCAGTGGGAGCCGCGGCACT
This Myxococcota bacterium DNA region includes the following protein-coding sequences:
- a CDS encoding GMC family oxidoreductase N-terminal domain-containing protein; translation: MQSWDTIVVGAGSSGCALAARLTEDPRRRVLLLEAGPDHRAGALPTDLRFLWRGCDAPHEWGETATTFDGRVVPYLRGRCVGGSSQTNGGVALRPEPRDFATWPPGWGWEDVLRGFRRLERDLDFPDAPWHGNAGPIPVVRYPRERWAPFMDAFADACASLGIGWCQDHNEPGTTGVGPIPTNRDGLVRVSCNVAYLEPARARANLAVRGDAAVARVVLDGARATGVELASGERIAADEVVLAAGVLRSPVLLWHSGIGPADALRALGIDVALDHREVGAHLSDHSVLVTRAPIATAAARGERGEPALQCLLRATADGSDRPNDLQLTPSVARRDDGGYDLVVHSSLQLPEGTGRVRARSAKPGDPVDIDFAFGAHAGNVERLRKGWQLAARLVRATGLALDASPLDRFLDAPDAEIDARAAAEHGAFYHGVGTCRMGDADDARRVVDTDCRVVGAEGLRVVDASIAPTVPRTNTNLLAIAIAELAAEKMARGQGAGGSPAAMR
- the hemN gene encoding oxygen-independent coproporphyrinogen III oxidase → MTPPRSSHDLVAHLRELLPRYVRPLPRYTSYPTAPVWSEAFGARDFAAALGRVAGDVALYAHVPFCRSLCHFCACNRMITRDPALPARYVETLAREVETVRALVPGDVRAAQLHLGGGTPTHLDPAQLERVVGSLTAAFPLRPGAEVSIEVDPRVTTAEHVDALRRCGFDRVSLGVQDFEPAVQEAIHRVQPREVTAGLVDALRGAGIGSIAFDLIYGLPFQTVASFERTLAEVVALAPDRVAIYSYAHVTWVAKQQRGFERKDLPDAATKLDLFALALERLIDAGYVYIGLDHFAKPSDELARALDDGSLRRNFMGYTTQAGLDLVGFGPSAISELAGCYAQSHRELDAWEGAVDAGGLATLRGHALDAADEERRFLIARVLCQGAIDAADASARFGASFAERHADALRRLAPMERDGLVVLAADGSLRLTPEGRVLARNVAAVFDAYLTDGEAAGAEGAPRRFSQSV